Proteins encoded together in one Nostoc sp. PCC 7524 window:
- the gndA gene encoding NADP-dependent phosphogluconate dehydrogenase: MTLQSFGVIGLAVMGENIALNVERNGFPIAVYNRSREKTDAFMAQRAGGRNVKAAFTLEEFVAALERPRKILVMVQAGKPVDAVIQQLKPLLDEGDIIIDGGNSWFEDTQRRTQELEPVGLRFLGMGVSGGEEGALNGPSLMPGGTQSSYEYLSPIFNKIAAQVDDGPCVTYVGPGGSGHYVKMVHNGIEYGDMQLIAEAYDLLKNAGGLNAQQLHEVFAEWNTTDELNSFLIEITANIFPYVDPDTKLPLVDLIVDAAGQKGTGRWTVQTALELGVSIPTITAAVNARIISSIRDERIAASKQLTGPSGKYDGSTKDFINKVRDALYCSKICSYAQGMALLSTASATFNWNLNLSEMARIWKGGCIIRAGFLNKIKKAFNENPALPNLLLAPEFKQTILDRQAAWREVIITAAKLGIPVPAFSASLDYFDSYRRDRLPQNLTQAQRDYFGAHTYLRTDKPGSFHTEWVPITETKK; the protein is encoded by the coding sequence ATGACCCTACAAAGCTTTGGTGTGATTGGTTTAGCCGTTATGGGCGAGAACATCGCTCTGAATGTTGAGCGTAATGGCTTTCCAATTGCAGTTTATAACCGCTCCAGAGAAAAAACCGATGCTTTCATGGCACAGCGTGCCGGAGGCCGCAACGTTAAGGCTGCTTTTACCTTAGAAGAATTTGTTGCCGCATTAGAACGTCCCCGCAAAATTCTAGTGATGGTGCAAGCAGGTAAACCAGTTGATGCGGTTATTCAGCAGCTAAAACCTCTGCTCGATGAAGGCGATATCATTATCGACGGTGGCAACTCTTGGTTTGAAGATACCCAAAGACGTACTCAAGAATTAGAACCCGTGGGCTTACGCTTTCTGGGTATGGGTGTAAGTGGTGGTGAAGAAGGTGCGCTGAATGGTCCTTCATTGATGCCTGGTGGTACACAAAGCTCTTATGAGTATCTGTCCCCAATTTTCAACAAAATTGCGGCTCAAGTTGATGATGGCCCTTGTGTAACCTACGTTGGCCCTGGTGGTTCTGGCCACTACGTCAAGATGGTACACAACGGTATTGAGTACGGCGATATGCAGCTAATTGCAGAAGCCTACGATTTGTTGAAAAATGCTGGTGGACTAAACGCGCAACAGCTACATGAAGTATTTGCTGAGTGGAACACCACCGACGAACTCAATTCTTTCTTGATTGAGATTACAGCCAATATCTTCCCCTACGTTGACCCCGACACCAAACTACCCCTAGTAGATTTGATTGTTGATGCAGCCGGTCAAAAGGGTACTGGACGCTGGACTGTACAAACTGCTTTGGAATTGGGTGTTTCTATCCCCACCATTACAGCAGCCGTAAATGCGCGGATTATCTCTTCCATTCGCGATGAACGGATTGCTGCATCTAAGCAGTTGACAGGCCCCAGTGGCAAGTATGATGGCTCTACCAAAGACTTTATCAACAAAGTCCGCGATGCTCTCTACTGCTCCAAGATTTGTTCCTATGCTCAAGGGATGGCGCTGCTATCCACAGCTTCAGCAACATTTAACTGGAATTTGAATCTGAGCGAAATGGCGCGGATTTGGAAAGGTGGCTGTATTATTCGCGCTGGCTTCTTGAATAAGATTAAGAAGGCATTTAACGAAAATCCTGCATTACCCAACTTGCTACTTGCTCCTGAATTTAAGCAAACAATTCTCGACAGACAAGCAGCTTGGCGGGAAGTAATTATCACAGCTGCCAAACTCGGTATCCCTGTGCCTGCATTTAGCGCATCCTTGGATTATTTTGACAGCTATCGCCGCGATCGCCTACCCCAAAACCTCACCCAAGCACAACGCGACTACTTCGGCGCACACACCTACCTGCGTACCGACAAACCCGGAAGTTTCCACACCGAATGGGTTCCCATTACTGAAACTAAAAAGTAA
- a CDS encoding IS110 family transposase, whose translation MQVVYNRCAGLDVHKKTVVACVITPKSSSGWHKEIRTFTTMTQDLLKLSDWLTSHNCTHVAMESTGEYWRPVFNILEGNFEVMLVNARHIKAVPGRKTDIKDSQWIAELLQHGLLRASFIPPVEQRDLRDLTRHRSNFIRERVNLVNRVQKVLEAANIKLASVASDVMGVSGRAMLAAIVEGSASPELMADLAKGTMRKKHDLLIQALEGRVRPHQRFILAQLLCQIDSIDETIKCFDQQIEEYCRPFDQAVELVDTIPGVARRTAEIIVSEIGTDMSRFPSAEHLAAWAGVAPGNYESGGKKLCDGTRKGNRVLRTILVQAAHALARTKTYLAAQFRRLSARRGKKRAAVAVAHSILTIAYHLISRQEPYKDLGADYFDKHRHVSVKKRLIKRLEKLGYQVSVEPVPVAI comes from the coding sequence ATGCAGGTAGTCTACAATCGTTGTGCAGGACTAGATGTACACAAAAAGACGGTGGTAGCTTGTGTAATTACCCCGAAGTCTTCGTCCGGATGGCACAAGGAAATACGCACATTCACTACAATGACTCAGGACTTGTTAAAACTTTCTGACTGGTTAACAAGTCACAATTGTACTCATGTAGCAATGGAGAGTACTGGAGAGTACTGGCGACCTGTATTTAATATCCTAGAAGGAAACTTTGAAGTTATGTTAGTTAATGCCCGTCATATAAAAGCGGTGCCAGGACGCAAAACAGACATCAAAGATTCGCAGTGGATTGCCGAACTACTACAACATGGGTTGTTACGTGCGAGTTTTATTCCCCCTGTGGAGCAAAGAGATTTGCGCGATTTAACTCGTCATCGTAGCAATTTTATTCGCGAAAGAGTTAACTTAGTGAATCGAGTCCAAAAAGTGCTGGAAGCTGCTAATATCAAACTTGCCTCAGTTGCCAGTGACGTAATGGGTGTGTCAGGACGAGCAATGCTAGCTGCGATTGTTGAAGGTAGCGCTAGTCCTGAACTGATGGCGGACTTGGCAAAAGGAACCATGCGAAAAAAGCACGATTTACTGATTCAAGCACTTGAGGGTAGAGTTCGTCCTCATCAACGATTCATTCTTGCACAGCTACTGTGTCAAATTGATAGCATAGACGAAACAATTAAATGTTTTGACCAACAAATTGAGGAATATTGCCGCCCTTTCGACCAAGCGGTTGAGTTAGTTGACACCATACCTGGTGTTGCTCGTCGAACTGCTGAGATCATTGTCTCGGAAATTGGCACGGATATGAGTCGCTTCCCAAGTGCCGAACATTTGGCTGCTTGGGCTGGGGTTGCCCCTGGAAACTATGAAAGTGGCGGTAAGAAGCTTTGTGACGGCACTCGCAAAGGTAATCGAGTTTTACGAACTATTTTGGTTCAAGCTGCCCATGCTTTGGCTCGAACTAAAACTTACCTTGCTGCACAGTTTCGTCGTCTGTCGGCACGACGCGGAAAAAAACGCGCTGCGGTTGCTGTTGCACATTCTATTTTAACGATCGCTTACCATCTCATATCACGTCAAGAACCTTATAAAGATTTAGGAGCTGATTATTTCGACAAACATCGACATGTAAGTGTCAAGAAACGTTTGATTAAACGCCTAGAAAAACTTGGTTATCAAGTTAGTGTTGAACCTGTTCCGGTCGCAATTTAA
- a CDS encoding serine/threonine-protein kinase, which translates to MSYCLNPRCSKPENPQDVKFCLSCGTKLLLKERYRAIKPIGQGGFGRTFLAVDEDKPSKPPCVIKQFYPQAQGTNTVQKAVELFNQEAIQLDGLGQHPQIPDLLAYFTYDDRQYLVQEFIDGANLAEELAHKGAFNETQIQQLLKDLLPVLQFCHERQVIHRDIKPENIILRRSDQKLFLVDFGASKSATQTALNQTGTSIGTPEYVAPEQIRGRATFASDIYSLGATCIKLLTGRSPFDSYDVNNDTWVWQQYLTTPISNNLTSILNKMLKSIPVRRYQTAEEVLQDVNQISSTASTPTKTINPAPPTLPPTLVSKSQSQIDLELEELKTQFLPGGKPKPQNIQPQTATNAPANQSALDRELEELKAKYIGNDNE; encoded by the coding sequence ATGAGTTATTGCCTTAATCCCCGTTGTTCCAAGCCAGAAAATCCTCAAGATGTCAAGTTTTGCTTGAGTTGTGGTACTAAGTTACTACTCAAGGAACGCTACCGTGCCATTAAACCCATCGGACAAGGTGGTTTTGGCAGAACTTTCTTAGCAGTGGATGAAGATAAACCTTCTAAACCGCCCTGTGTCATTAAGCAATTTTACCCCCAAGCCCAAGGCACGAACACTGTGCAGAAAGCAGTGGAATTATTTAACCAAGAAGCCATACAATTAGATGGTTTAGGTCAACATCCCCAAATTCCCGATCTGTTGGCGTATTTTACCTACGACGATCGCCAGTATTTAGTACAAGAATTTATTGATGGCGCAAACTTAGCAGAAGAATTAGCACATAAAGGTGCTTTTAATGAAACACAGATTCAGCAATTACTCAAAGATTTATTGCCAGTATTGCAATTTTGTCATGAGAGACAAGTAATTCATCGGGATATTAAACCAGAAAATATTATCTTGCGTCGCAGTGATCAGAAATTATTTTTAGTAGATTTTGGTGCTTCTAAATCTGCAACGCAAACTGCTTTAAATCAAACTGGTACCAGTATTGGTACACCTGAATATGTTGCTCCAGAACAAATCAGAGGGAGAGCGACTTTTGCTAGTGATATTTATAGTTTGGGAGCGACTTGTATTAAGTTATTAACTGGGCGATCGCCTTTCGATTCCTATGATGTTAATAACGATACTTGGGTTTGGCAGCAATATTTAACAACACCAATCAGCAATAATTTAACTAGCATTCTCAACAAAATGCTAAAAAGCATTCCTGTGAGACGCTATCAGACAGCAGAGGAAGTTTTGCAAGATGTCAATCAAATATCTTCAACAGCATCGACACCAACAAAAACTATTAATCCAGCGCCACCTACCTTGCCCCCAACACTGGTATCAAAATCACAAAGTCAAATTGATTTGGAACTAGAAGAACTAAAAACTCAATTTTTACCTGGAGGTAAACCCAAACCCCAAAATATTCAGCCACAAACCGCAACCAATGCCCCTGCTAATCAAAGCGCACTTGATCGGGAATTAGAGGAATTAAAGGCTAAATATATTGGTAATGATAACGAATAA
- a CDS encoding type II toxin-antitoxin system RelE family toxin → MARLDGLATVLDFLNGLQPKIAAQIAKKVLALNIDPLPADSEQLLGYQGYYRVDSGEYRIVYRFFPEEDLVEVILVGKRNDDDVYKRLKRLLG, encoded by the coding sequence ATGGCGAGGCTTGATGGTTTAGCAACTGTTCTGGATTTTTTGAATGGTTTGCAGCCAAAAATAGCGGCACAGATTGCTAAAAAAGTCTTGGCTTTGAATATTGATCCTTTACCTGCTGATAGTGAGCAGTTATTAGGGTATCAAGGTTATTACCGAGTGGATAGTGGCGAATATCGGATTGTTTATCGGTTTTTTCCTGAAGAAGATTTAGTAGAAGTAATTTTGGTTGGCAAACGCAATGATGACGACGTGTACAAAAGATTAAAGCGTTTGTTGGGATAA
- a CDS encoding filamentous hemagglutinin N-terminal domain-containing protein, whose translation MSIFWLWVKGLGVAIGCAISCSVNSAVAEITQDATLPENSRVTKQGNIITIEGGTLSENRRILFHSFQDFSVLEKYTAEFKNTAGVENIISRVTGSAISHIDGTLKAEGTANLFLINPNGIIFGPNAALEINGSFLASTANSLSSADGSKFSATEPHNTDLLKMSVPNGLQFGTKANPIYNQSQLQNGIGLQVPTGKTLALVGGDITLEGGSLRAQSGRIELGSVAANSLVSLKPTPNNQGWSLGYENVQNFQNIQLKTRLTPDGRIFPSQVDASGIGGGGIHVQGNIVELNGEDVRVRSLTRGIENGQDITINTRKLIVRDGAQIATSTISRGASGNIIIDAFESVELIGSDNLPDTITGLIGINAGQGKASDITISTGKLRILNGARVTAESSATIRNSEIIASQGQGGNITVNARELVEIAGNLKLGTPSSLLAKTINAQNAGTVNITTGKLIVRDRGEISVSVGAFINLVNSGTPGQLNINANYILLENQGQLTSETLSGQGGDINLQVQDLLLMRRDSVISTNAGTPQTPGDGGNITINAPNGFIVANPLENSDITANAFADTAGKVIINAKSIFGFVPRTRADLVKLLGTENPEELNPSRLPTNDITAFSQQNPSLSGTVQINTPDVDPSKSLVELPTNPVDASRQIASSCNYSRNTEISSLVVTGRGGITPSPTDTLMDDAVLADWIKLPVDRKNLISNIQPYIEENTKTRQSGDRSSQIVEAQGWIVDGNGNVVLVAQASTLPHSQGLKPAACGVLGSRN comes from the coding sequence ATGAGTATTTTCTGGCTATGGGTTAAAGGACTAGGAGTGGCAATAGGTTGTGCAATCAGTTGCTCTGTCAACTCTGCTGTTGCTGAAATTACCCAGGATGCTACTTTGCCTGAAAATTCAAGAGTTACAAAGCAGGGAAATATCATAACTATTGAAGGTGGAACCTTATCTGAAAATAGACGTATTCTATTCCACAGTTTTCAAGATTTTTCCGTTTTAGAAAAGTATACGGCTGAGTTTAAAAATACTGCGGGTGTTGAGAACATTATTAGTCGAGTCACAGGTTCTGCCATTTCTCATATTGATGGTACCCTCAAAGCTGAAGGCACAGCTAACCTGTTTTTGATTAATCCCAACGGTATTATTTTTGGCCCCAATGCAGCATTAGAAATCAATGGTTCTTTCTTAGCGAGTACGGCAAATAGTTTAAGTTCTGCTGATGGCAGCAAGTTTAGTGCCACAGAACCCCACAATACAGACCTACTGAAAATGAGTGTTCCCAATGGTTTACAATTTGGAACCAAGGCAAATCCTATTTATAATCAATCTCAATTACAAAATGGGATTGGGCTACAAGTACCCACAGGTAAAACCTTGGCACTCGTCGGTGGTGACATAACCCTGGAGGGTGGAAGCTTAAGAGCGCAGTCAGGAAGAATTGAGCTAGGCAGTGTTGCAGCTAATAGTTTAGTCAGTCTCAAACCAACTCCCAATAACCAAGGTTGGAGTTTGGGATATGAAAATGTGCAGAATTTTCAGAATATTCAACTGAAAACCCGACTCACTCCTGATGGGAGAATTTTCCCTTCTCAGGTAGATGCTAGTGGCATTGGTGGTGGTGGTATTCATGTGCAAGGTAACATCGTAGAACTCAATGGTGAGGATGTACGGGTGAGAAGTCTGACTAGAGGTATAGAAAACGGCCAAGACATAACGATTAATACGAGAAAATTAATTGTTCGGGACGGCGCACAAATAGCTACATCCACCATCAGTAGAGGAGCGTCGGGAAATATTATCATAGATGCCTTTGAATCAGTGGAGCTAATTGGTAGCGATAACTTGCCAGATACAATTACTGGATTGATTGGTATAAACGCCGGTCAAGGTAAAGCTAGTGACATTACAATCAGCACAGGAAAGTTGCGTATCCTCAACGGGGCAAGAGTAACAGCAGAGTCCAGTGCAACGATACGGAATTCAGAAATCATCGCATCTCAAGGACAAGGCGGAAATATAACTGTCAACGCTAGGGAGTTAGTGGAAATAGCTGGTAATTTGAAATTAGGTACTCCTAGTTCTTTGCTGGCTAAAACTATAAATGCTCAAAATGCCGGCACAGTTAACATCACCACAGGCAAATTAATCGTCCGAGATAGAGGAGAAATCAGTGTGAGTGTGGGAGCATTCATTAATTTAGTTAACTCAGGAACACCAGGACAGCTAAATATAAACGCTAATTATATTTTGCTAGAAAACCAAGGACAACTTACATCTGAGACGCTTTCAGGACAGGGTGGGGATATAAACTTACAGGTGCAGGACTTATTACTGATGCGCCGTGACAGTGTGATATCAACTAATGCAGGTACACCACAGACTCCTGGCGATGGGGGTAACATCACTATCAATGCGCCTAATGGCTTCATCGTTGCTAATCCTTTAGAAAATAGCGATATTACTGCTAATGCTTTCGCTGACACGGCTGGTAAAGTCATAATCAATGCCAAGAGCATTTTTGGATTTGTACCACGTACTCGCGCAGATTTGGTGAAGTTGTTAGGAACTGAAAATCCAGAGGAACTAAACCCTAGCAGGTTGCCAACCAACGACATTACAGCCTTTTCTCAACAAAATCCTTCTTTAAGTGGTACTGTACAAATCAACACACCTGATGTTGACCCTAGTAAAAGTTTAGTAGAACTGCCCACAAATCCTGTTGATGCTTCTAGACAAATTGCTTCTAGCTGTAATTATAGTAGAAATACTGAAATAAGCTCACTTGTTGTTACTGGTCGTGGAGGAATTACACCCAGCCCTACAGATACATTAATGGATGATGCAGTGCTAGCAGATTGGATTAAATTACCAGTAGATAGAAAAAATCTGATAAGTAATATTCAGCCATATATAGAAGAAAATACAAAAACACGTCAATCAGGCGATCGCTCTAGCCAAATTGTCGAAGCTCAAGGCTGGATAGTAGATGGCAATGGTAACGTAGTTCTAGTTGCCCAAGCATCCACACTACCCCATAGTCAAGGGCTGAAGCCTGCCGCTTGTGGAGTATTAGGGAGTAGGAATTAA
- a CDS encoding carbohydrate ABC transporter permease: protein MPKTNWSLKSTDFLSLGGLIIGAVIVLSPLFVVFLTSFAPPGANLELLPKDNWSLANYRDAWQRGKFLLAFANSTLVAIAVTAFQIVTSALAGYALARLKFRGRQALLLVVLATLVIPFQLLVIPIFLVLKWGHLINTYGALILPTAVNGFGIFLLRQYFQTIPVELEEAATIDGANRLQVLWRVMLPLARPALVTLFLFTFIAEWNDLFKPLVFTTRPELRTVQLALAEFQEQFTNNWPLMMAAVTIATVPVMVLFLIGQRQFIRGIATTGIKN, encoded by the coding sequence ATGCCTAAAACAAACTGGAGTCTGAAATCTACTGATTTTTTGAGTCTAGGAGGACTAATCATTGGGGCAGTGATTGTACTGTCACCACTGTTTGTGGTCTTTCTCACGTCCTTTGCACCTCCAGGAGCCAATTTAGAACTTTTGCCCAAAGATAATTGGTCTTTAGCTAATTACCGCGATGCCTGGCAAAGAGGTAAGTTTTTATTAGCATTTGCTAATTCTACCTTGGTGGCGATCGCTGTGACGGCGTTTCAGATTGTGACTTCGGCTTTGGCGGGTTATGCGTTGGCGAGGTTAAAATTTCGCGGTAGACAAGCCCTATTGTTGGTAGTCTTAGCCACTCTGGTCATTCCCTTTCAGTTATTGGTAATTCCCATCTTTTTAGTGTTGAAGTGGGGACATCTCATCAACACCTATGGGGCATTGATTTTACCAACCGCCGTTAACGGTTTTGGCATTTTTCTCTTACGTCAATATTTCCAGACAATTCCCGTCGAGTTGGAAGAAGCTGCAACCATCGATGGTGCGAACAGATTACAAGTTCTATGGCGAGTGATGTTACCTTTAGCGCGTCCAGCCTTGGTGACACTGTTTTTATTTACATTCATCGCCGAATGGAACGATTTATTTAAACCCTTAGTGTTTACAACCCGACCAGAATTAAGAACAGTACAACTAGCATTAGCTGAATTTCAGGAGCAGTTTACCAATAACTGGCCTTTGATGATGGCAGCAGTGACGATTGCTACTGTACCCGTGATGGTGCTGTTTCTCATCGGTCAGCGTCAGTTTATCCGAGGTATTGCTACCACTGGTATTAAGAATTAG
- a CDS encoding aldehyde oxygenase (deformylating), with protein sequence MQQIAGDLEIDFKSEKYKDAYSRINAIVIEGEQEAYDNYIQLAEMLPEHKDELIRLSKMENRHKKGFEACGRNLEVSPDMQFAKEFFAELHSNFQTAAAEGKVVTCLLIQSLIIECFAIAAYNIYIPVADDFARKITEGVVKDEYSHLNFGEVWLKEHFAESKAELEAANRQNLPIVWRMLNQVEADAAILAMEKEALVEDFMIQYGEALSNIGFTTRDIMRLSAYGLTAA encoded by the coding sequence ATGCAGCAGATTGCGGGCGATTTAGAAATTGATTTCAAGAGCGAAAAATATAAAGATGCCTATAGCCGGATTAATGCGATCGTAATTGAAGGCGAACAAGAAGCCTATGATAATTACATTCAGCTAGCTGAAATGCTACCGGAACACAAAGATGAACTAATTCGTCTGTCTAAAATGGAAAATCGCCACAAAAAAGGGTTTGAAGCTTGTGGACGGAATCTGGAAGTATCACCAGATATGCAATTTGCCAAAGAATTTTTTGCTGAGTTGCATAGCAATTTTCAAACGGCAGCAGCTGAAGGTAAAGTTGTTACTTGTTTGTTAATTCAGTCTTTAATCATCGAATGTTTCGCGATCGCAGCATACAACATCTATATCCCCGTAGCCGATGATTTTGCTCGCAAAATTACCGAGGGAGTCGTCAAAGATGAATATAGTCATCTCAACTTTGGTGAAGTTTGGCTCAAAGAACACTTTGCTGAATCAAAAGCAGAATTAGAAGCAGCCAATCGCCAAAACCTGCCCATAGTTTGGAGAATGTTGAACCAAGTAGAAGCAGATGCCGCAATTCTGGCTATGGAAAAAGAAGCCCTAGTAGAAGATTTTATGATTCAGTACGGAGAAGCCCTAAGCAATATCGGCTTCACTACCAGAGATATCATGCGCTTGTCAGCCTACGGACTTACAGCAGCCTAA